The sequence below is a genomic window from Corythoichthys intestinalis isolate RoL2023-P3 chromosome 12, ASM3026506v1, whole genome shotgun sequence.
tgccctctggtctgcctcattttacatggctgaatccaactgctccctgttaagaccaacgtaagctaagtttttgtttgggctaatgttttttattgaattcgtaatttagttaaaaggtatatttagtcattttttgtgggaatataagtcaaccatttgttaggagcattgtcaaaaaaagtgttttatagcatttaagctagcggacttttgctatgtatgccaattgttcttttgttgtacatagatcctcaattttttttataccaggtattttaatttttcatgctccttatccgattactcgattattctaactaactagttcatcgattaatcgactactaaaataatcgatagctgcagccctagagtaTACCAATATAAAAGAATTCTTATGTCATTGGGAAGCCCCGCTTGGCTTAATTTCCCAAACAACTTCCCGCGGTTCACACGATCAAAGGCTTTGGACGCATCTAAAGAGTTTGAACTCATATAGGTATTGACCAACTCTTTTAAAACATAaatccagggccggcccaggccatttgggggccctaagcaaaaaaatgcaaatatttttggctcatcatttcgtcacagtgtactgtgaaacccatacatgcaatccaacccgtacgtccatattttgtatattaatcagattttgttgcactgcatacttcaaacttctcaccccaaatgattgtcagtacttacagtagatagcgctaaacctttttctaaaagaggaaagaaagaagttaaggaagtactttttttaagcttgtaatcaactatcaagactcacaaaagtcaaagcaaactgcagtaaacaaaatagaatatacagtgccttgcaaaagtattcggcccccttgaatcttgcaacctttcgccacatttcaggcttcaaacataaagatatgaaattttaatttttttgtcaagattcAACAACAagggggacacaatcgtgaagtggaacaacatttattggataatttcaacttttttaacaaaaaactgaaaagtggggcgtgcaatattattcggcccctttacgttcagtgcagcaaactcactccagaagttcagtcaggatctctgaatgatccaatgttgtcctaaatgaccgatgatgataaatagaatccacctgtgtgtaatcaagtttcCGTAtagatgcacctgctctgtgatagtctcagggttctgtttaaagtgcagagagcattatgaaaaccaaggaacacaccaggcaggtccgagatactgttgtggagaagtttaaagccggatttggatacaaaaagatttcccaagctttaaacatctcaaggagcactgtgcaagccatcatattgaaatggaaggagcatcagaccactgcaaatctaccaagacccggccgtccttccaaactttcttctcaaacaactcaaactgatcagagatgcagccaagaggcccatgatcactctggatgaactgcagagatctacagctgaggtgggagagtctgtccataggacaacaatcagtcatacactgcacaaatctggcctttatggaagagtggcaagaagaaagccatttctcaaagatatccataaaaagtctcgtttcaagtttgccacaagccacctgggggacacaccaaacatgtggaagaaggtgctctggtcagatgaaaccaaaattgaactttttggccacaatgcaaaacgatatgtttgatgtaaaagcaacacagctcatcaccctgaacacaccatccccactgtcaaacatggtggtggcagcatcatggtttgggcctgcttttcttcagcagggacagggaagatggttaaaattgacgggaagatggatgcagccaaatacaggaacattctggaagaaaacctgttggtatctgcacaagacctgagactgggacggagatttatcttccaacaggacaatgatccaaaacttaaagccaaatctacaatggaatggttcaaaaataaacgtatccaggtgttagaacggccaagtcaaagtccagacctgaatccaatggagaatctgtggaaagagctgaagactgctgttcacaaacactctccatccaacctcactgagctccagctgttttgcaaggaagaatgggcaagaatgtcagtctctcgatgtgcaaaactgatagaaacataccccaagcgacttggagctgtaattggagcaaaaggtggcgctacaaagtattaacgcaagggggccgaataatattgcacgccccacttttcagttttttatttgttaaaaaagtgtaaattatccaataaattttgttccacttcacgattgtgtcccacttgttgttgattcttgacaaaaaattacaattttatatcttcatgtttgaagcctgaaatgtggcgaaaggttgcaaggttcaagggggccgaatacttttgcaaggcactgtacatccaCATGTCTGTGCCATGCCTAGGTTTAAAACCAAACTGATTATCCGTGGAGCTTAATGTATTCACTCTATCCAGTATgaggaataggaagtgacttggtaatgccctgaaatcaacaggaaatgatcccaaatgtacaggaagttacccggaaCGACCCAAAACATAACGTGgtgccccccaaatcaacagaaagttacctagaaatgctccaaaatgaacaggaagtgactcggaaaTGCCCTGAGATAACAGGTGACCCTCAAATGCTCCAGAACATTCCGGgagtgccccaaaatgaacagaaagtgacccggaaatgttctaaagtcaacaggaaataatccaAAATTTACAAGAATGCCCCGGAAAACCTAAAAATGCACATTTACAGCCAAAGTATATGATGTGGAACTTTGTTTGACCTTCCAGCTCAGCTGAACATCGGTAACGTCCTGCCCGTGGGAACCATGCCCGAGGGCACCATCATCTGCTGCCTGGAGGAGAAACCCGGCGACCGGGGCAAGCTGGCGCGCGCCTCCGGAAACTACGCCACCGTCATCTCGCACAACCTAGAGACCAAAAAATCCAGAGTCAAGCTGCCGTCCGGCTCCAAGAAGGTCATCTCTTCGGCCAACAGAGCCGTCGTCGGTGAGGAAATTGGCAAAATTCCGTCCCGCCTTTTCCTTTATTTGACCGGACTCGTACGTCCGTCGCAGGCGTGGTCGCGGGCGGCGGTCGTATCGACAAGCCCATCCTGAAGGCCGGTCGCGCCTACCACAAGTACAAGGCCAAGAGGAACTGCTGGCCTCGCGTCCGTGGTGTGGCCATGAACGTAAGCGTCCTCGCGCCGACCCTTCGCCAGACATTACGGCGCGTCGTAATcccgccaattttttttttttttttagccggtTGAGCATCCCTTTGGCGGTGGTAACCATCAGCATATTGGGAAGCCCTCCACCATCAGGAGGGACGCGCCCGCGGGTCGCAAAGTCGGTCTCATCGCCGCCCGTCGTACCGGCAGGCTGCGCGGAACCAAGACCGTACAGGAGAAGGAGAATTGAGTTGGAGTTTGTTCGTAATAAAAGAAAGTGTTGGAAATGTGTTATTTCCTggggttttcttttttaaatcattttgatTCAGGGGCCACTTTCATGGCGATTAGATCTCaagcataggcagagtttgacttttggggcaggggggggcacaacatgttgatgaccctgaaacgcagtgtcagcaataaaatttacaagaatataagttgacaatgagcattttttcccatcattcttgaggggaattctaaatcaggctgcttaggcaatacttttcgccaagatcctcatccattgaatatagtaCCCCTGctagtgtcgtgccaatgtagttacccc
It includes:
- the rpl8 gene encoding large ribosomal subunit protein uL2; its protein translation is MGRVIRGQRKGAGSVFKAHVKHRKGAAKLRHIDFAERHGYIKGIVKDIIHDPGRGAPLAKVAFRDPYRFKKRTELFIAAEGIHTGQFIYCGKKAQLNIGNVLPVGTMPEGTIICCLEEKPGDRGKLARASGNYATVISHNLETKKSRVKLPSGSKKVISSANRAVVGVVAGGGRIDKPILKAGRAYHKYKAKRNCWPRVRGVAMNPVEHPFGGGNHQHIGKPSTIRRDAPAGRKVGLIAARRTGRLRGTKTVQEKEN